A window from Macaca nemestrina isolate mMacNem1 chromosome 8, mMacNem.hap1, whole genome shotgun sequence encodes these proteins:
- the LOC105476033 gene encoding outer dense fiber protein 1 produces MAALSCLLDSVRRDIKKVDRELRQLRCIDEFSTRCLCDLYMHPYCCCDLHPYPYCLCYSKRSRSCGLCDLYPCCLCDYKLYCLRPSLRSLERKAIRAIEDEKRELAKLRRTTNRILASSCCSSNILGSVNVCGFEPDQVKVRVKDGKVCVSAERENRYDCLGSKKYSYMNICKEFSLPPCVDEKDVTYSYGLGSCVKIESPCYPCTSPCNPCNPCNPCSPCNPCSPCSPCNPCDPCNPCYPCGSRFSCRKMIL; encoded by the exons ATGGCTGCACTGAGTTGTCTCTTGGACAGTGTCAGAAGGGACATAAAGAAGGTGGACAGAGAACTAAGGCAACTGAGATGCATCGACGAATTTAGCACGCGGTGCCTGTGTGACTTGTATATGCACCCCTACTGCTGCTGTGACTTGCACCCATATCCGTACTGCTTGTGCTACTCCAAGCGATCACGCTCTTGCGGCCTGTGTGATCTCTACCCATGTTGCCTGTGTGATTACAAGCTTTACTGTCTGCGACCATCGCTCAGAAGTTTGGAGAGGAAAGCCATCAGAGCCATAGAAGATGAGAAGCGAGAGCTTGCCaa ACTGAGAAGAACAACAAATAGAATTCTGGCTTCCTCCTGCTGTAGCAGTAACATTTTAGGATCAGTGAATGTATGCGGTTTTGAACCTGATCAAGTCAAAGTTCGAGTGAAGGATGGAAAGGTATGTGTGTCGGCTGAGCGGGAGAACAGGTACGACTGCCTCGGATCGAAAAAGTACAGCTACATGAACATCTGCAAAGAGTTCAGCTTGCCGCCCTGTGTGGATGAGAAGGATGTAACATACTCCTACGGGCTCGGCAGTTGCGTCAAGATCGAGTCTCCTTGCTACCCTTGCACTTCTCCCTGCAACCCTTGCAACCCCTGCAACCCGTGCAGCCCCTGCAACCCCTGTAGCCCCTGCAGCCCCTGCAACCCATGTGACCCTTGCAACCCGTGTTATCCCTGTGGAAGCCGATTTTCCTGTAGGAAGATGATTTTGTAA